A genomic segment from Truepera sp. encodes:
- a CDS encoding V-type ATP synthase subunit A, translated as MAIEGKIQRISGPAVIAEGMMGARMYDIVRVGNENLIGEIIRLDHDTAFVQVYEDTAGLTVGEHVTSTGLPLAVELGPGMLNGIFDGIQRPLDKIREASGTYITRGIIVNSLSRDAKWSFTPGVKVGDKVEPGHVLGTVPEFQFTHKILVPPTTSGVVKSVVAAGDYTVDTAVVTLEDGTELKMYHAWPVRQPRPVAKKLDPVTPFLTGMRILDVLFPLTMGGTAAIPGPFGSGKTVTQQSIAKYGNADIVVYVGCGERGNEMTDVLVEFPELVDPKSGDPLMQRTVLIANTSNMPVAAREASIYTGITLGEYFRDQGYSVSIMADSTSRWAEALREISSRLEEMPAEEGYPPYLSSRLAAFYERGGRVTTLAGDEAAVSIIGAVSPAGGDFSEPVTQATLRITGCFWALDASLARRRHFPAINWNRSYSLFTPIIEEWYRANVAEDYPEQRDRAVTLLQQESDLQEVVQLVGPDALQDQERLVIEAGRILRQDFLQQNGFDPVDAACSMTKAYGMLTMMLRLYDQAKAALEAGATVDDILKNPVIEKIQRSRYVAEDEFPDYRSAVLTELDKGFAVPA; from the coding sequence ATGGCCATCGAAGGCAAGATTCAACGCATCTCGGGCCCCGCCGTCATCGCCGAAGGCATGATGGGCGCGCGCATGTACGACATCGTGCGCGTGGGCAACGAGAACCTGATCGGCGAGATAATCCGACTGGATCACGACACGGCGTTCGTCCAGGTGTACGAGGACACCGCCGGCCTCACCGTCGGCGAGCACGTGACCTCGACCGGCCTACCCCTAGCAGTGGAACTGGGGCCCGGGATGCTCAACGGCATCTTCGACGGCATCCAGCGCCCGCTCGACAAGATCCGCGAGGCCTCTGGCACCTACATCACGCGCGGCATCATCGTCAACTCGCTCTCGCGCGATGCCAAGTGGAGCTTCACGCCCGGCGTCAAGGTCGGCGACAAGGTCGAACCCGGTCACGTGCTCGGCACCGTGCCCGAGTTCCAGTTCACGCACAAGATCCTCGTGCCACCGACCACCTCCGGCGTGGTCAAGAGCGTCGTCGCGGCCGGAGACTACACGGTCGACACCGCCGTCGTGACGCTGGAGGACGGCACCGAGCTGAAGATGTATCACGCCTGGCCCGTGCGCCAACCGCGTCCGGTGGCCAAGAAACTCGACCCGGTCACGCCCTTCCTCACCGGCATGCGCATCCTCGACGTGCTCTTCCCGCTCACCATGGGCGGCACCGCCGCCATCCCCGGGCCGTTCGGCTCTGGCAAGACGGTCACGCAGCAGTCGATCGCCAAGTACGGCAACGCCGACATCGTGGTCTACGTGGGCTGCGGCGAGCGCGGTAACGAGATGACTGACGTGCTCGTCGAGTTCCCCGAGCTCGTCGACCCCAAGAGCGGCGACCCGCTCATGCAGCGCACGGTGCTCATCGCCAACACCTCCAACATGCCGGTGGCGGCGCGCGAAGCGTCCATCTACACGGGGATCACCCTCGGCGAGTACTTCCGCGACCAGGGCTACTCCGTGTCGATCATGGCCGATTCCACCAGCCGCTGGGCCGAGGCGCTGCGCGAGATCTCCTCGCGCCTCGAGGAGATGCCCGCCGAGGAAGGTTACCCGCCGTACCTCTCGTCGCGCCTGGCTGCCTTCTACGAACGCGGCGGCCGCGTCACGACCCTCGCGGGCGACGAAGCGGCCGTCTCCATCATCGGCGCCGTCAGCCCGGCGGGCGGCGACTTCTCGGAACCGGTCACGCAGGCAACCCTGCGCATCACGGGCTGCTTCTGGGCGCTCGATGCGTCGCTGGCGCGCCGCCGGCACTTCCCGGCCATCAACTGGAACCGCTCCTACTCCCTCTTCACGCCCATCATCGAGGAGTGGTACCGCGCCAACGTCGCCGAGGACTACCCGGAGCAGCGCGACCGCGCCGTGACCCTGCTGCAGCAGGAGAGCGACCTTCAGGAGGTCGTGCAGCTGGTCGGCCCGGACGCGCTTCAGGACCAGGAGCGCCTCGTCATCGAAGCCGGCCGCATCCTGCGTCAGGACTTCTTGCAGCAGAACGGCTTCGACCCCGTCGACGCCGCGTGCTCGATGACCAAGGCCTACGGCATGCTCACGATGATGCTGCGCCTCTACGACCAGGCCAAGGCCGCCCTGGAGGCCGGTGCCACCGTCGACGACATCCTGAAGAACCCCGTGATCGAGAAGATCCAGCGGTCTCGCTACGTGGCCGAGGACGAGTTCCCCGACTACCGCAGCGCCGTCTTGACCGAGCTCGACAAGGGCTTCGCGGTCCCCGCGTGA
- a CDS encoding amino acid ABC transporter permease gives MTGMIPPRQPPVKTRGFSYWLRHNLFDGPFNSVLTILSAAIVAWAAYNLVMFIFVEASWGQVWRNMKLFGVYRYPMEFLWRPLLAVGVMMGLMGVMAGAGGRKSIVGSAFVALQGFLALVSIVAIIFWPSVRYLWPMTVVLGGIGYLLGARWPRSTTKQLPWAWGAWLVLGYLVLAGVSGAGPLTKVPVRDWGGFLLTLILFTGIVPSFPLGIALALGRNSKLPAIKYICIGFIEVVRGAPLIMWLFIASLLLPLILNVDAQALPAIMRAYVAITLFSAAYMAENVRGGLQAVPRGQSEAARALGLSGWQTMLLIVLPQALRAVIPAIVGQAIGLFKDTSLVFIVGLIDFFKVGDIVSVQPEALLVTGGVKLEVFLFIAAIYFFFAYRMSIASRQLERRLGVGER, from the coding sequence ATGACCGGCATGATCCCTCCCCGCCAGCCACCCGTAAAGACGCGGGGCTTCAGTTACTGGTTGCGCCACAACCTCTTCGACGGTCCCTTCAACTCGGTGCTCACCATCTTGTCGGCCGCCATCGTCGCCTGGGCCGCCTACAACCTGGTCATGTTCATCTTCGTAGAGGCGTCCTGGGGTCAGGTCTGGCGCAACATGAAGCTCTTCGGCGTGTACCGCTACCCCATGGAGTTCCTCTGGCGACCGCTACTAGCCGTCGGGGTCATGATGGGCCTGATGGGCGTCATGGCGGGTGCCGGGGGGCGCAAGTCGATCGTCGGCAGCGCCTTCGTGGCCCTGCAGGGCTTCCTCGCGCTGGTCTCCATCGTGGCCATCATCTTCTGGCCTTCCGTGCGCTACTTGTGGCCCATGACGGTGGTCCTGGGCGGCATCGGCTACCTGCTCGGCGCGCGCTGGCCGCGGAGCACGACCAAACAGCTTCCATGGGCCTGGGGCGCCTGGCTCGTGTTGGGCTACCTGGTGCTCGCCGGCGTGTCCGGCGCCGGTCCGCTGACCAAGGTGCCCGTGCGCGACTGGGGCGGTTTCCTGCTCACGCTCATCCTCTTCACCGGCATCGTGCCAAGCTTCCCCCTAGGCATCGCGCTGGCCCTGGGGCGCAACAGCAAGCTGCCGGCCATCAAGTACATCTGCATCGGCTTCATCGAGGTCGTCCGTGGCGCGCCGCTGATCATGTGGCTCTTCATCGCGTCACTGCTGCTTCCCCTGATCCTGAACGTCGACGCGCAGGCGCTACCGGCCATCATGCGCGCCTACGTGGCCATCACGCTGTTCTCGGCCGCCTACATGGCGGAGAACGTTCGCGGCGGCCTCCAGGCGGTGCCGCGCGGCCAGAGCGAGGCAGCGAGAGCGCTCGGCCTGTCTGGTTGGCAGACGATGCTGCTCATCGTCTTGCCCCAGGCCCTGCGCGCGGTGATACCGGCCATCGTCGGCCAGGCCATCGGGCTCTTCAAGGACACCTCGCTCGTCTTCATCGTCGGCCTCATCGACTTCTTCAAGGTGGGCGACATCGTTTCGGTTCAGCCGGAGGCACTCCTCGTTACGGGGGGCGTCAAACTCGAAGTGTTCTTGTTCATCGCGGCCATCTACTTCTTCTTCGCCTACCGCATGTCGATAGCCAGTCGGCAACTCGAGCGCAGGCTCGGCGTCGGGGAGCGATGA
- a CDS encoding V-type ATP synthase subunit B — translation MSSNLLKKVYSEVSYVSGPLLFLQNAPDLSYNAIVQIEDGTGRLRGGQVIEVSKEYTVLQVFEETSGIDLSSTTVSLVENVARLGVAREMIGRRFNGAGNPIDGLPPVIADERLPIGGAPINPVARSKPEEFIQTGISTIDTLISLVRGQKLPIFSGSGLPANELAAQIARQATVIGEDTEFAVVFAAMGVTQRELTFFTQEFERTGALARSVLFLNKADDPAVERLLTPKMALTAAEYLAFEHGYHVLVILTDMTNYCEALREIGGAREEIPGRRGYPGYMYTDLASIYERAGVVEGLKGSITQLPILTMPDDDVTHPIPDLTGYITEGQIYLARPLHNKGVYPPINPGPSLSRLMNNGIGEGKTRKDHKNVADQLQAAYANGLDLRRLVAITGEDALSENDKLYLAFADEFERRFINQGGENRSIEDSLAIAWAILSRLPKSELTRLANDQIDKYYGAKMDELWGTLRQDRI, via the coding sequence ATGAGCAGCAACTTACTCAAGAAGGTCTACAGCGAGGTCAGCTACGTCTCGGGGCCTCTACTGTTCCTGCAGAACGCCCCCGACCTCTCGTACAACGCCATCGTCCAGATCGAGGACGGAACGGGCCGCCTGCGCGGCGGCCAGGTCATCGAGGTCTCCAAGGAGTACACGGTGCTGCAGGTCTTCGAGGAGACCTCCGGCATCGACCTGTCGAGCACCACGGTCAGCCTGGTCGAGAACGTCGCGCGCCTCGGCGTGGCCCGCGAGATGATCGGTCGGCGCTTCAACGGCGCCGGCAACCCCATCGACGGCCTGCCGCCCGTGATCGCCGACGAACGCCTTCCCATCGGCGGGGCCCCCATCAACCCCGTCGCGCGCAGCAAGCCCGAGGAGTTCATCCAGACGGGCATCTCCACCATCGACACCCTCATCAGCCTCGTGCGTGGCCAGAAGCTGCCCATCTTCTCGGGCTCCGGCCTCCCCGCCAACGAACTGGCGGCGCAGATCGCGCGGCAGGCCACCGTCATCGGCGAGGACACCGAGTTCGCCGTGGTGTTCGCGGCCATGGGCGTCACGCAGCGCGAGCTGACGTTCTTCACCCAGGAGTTCGAGCGCACGGGCGCGCTGGCGCGCTCGGTCCTATTCCTGAACAAGGCGGACGACCCGGCGGTGGAGCGGCTCCTCACCCCGAAGATGGCCCTCACCGCCGCCGAGTACCTGGCGTTCGAGCACGGCTACCACGTGCTGGTCATCCTCACCGACATGACCAACTACTGCGAGGCCCTCCGCGAGATCGGCGGGGCGCGCGAGGAGATCCCCGGACGCCGCGGTTACCCCGGCTACATGTACACGGACCTGGCGTCCATCTACGAACGCGCCGGCGTGGTCGAGGGGCTCAAGGGCTCCATCACCCAGCTGCCCATCCTCACCATGCCCGACGACGACGTCACCCACCCCATCCCAGACCTCACGGGCTACATCACCGAGGGCCAGATCTACCTGGCGCGGCCGCTTCACAACAAGGGCGTCTACCCGCCCATCAACCCGGGGCCTTCCCTCAGCCGACTGATGAACAACGGCATCGGCGAGGGCAAGACGCGCAAGGACCACAAGAACGTGGCCGACCAGCTCCAGGCCGCCTACGCCAACGGCCTCGACCTCAGGCGCCTCGTGGCCATCACGGGGGAGGACGCGCTCTCGGAGAACGACAAGCTCTACCTCGCGTTCGCCGACGAGTTCGAGCGCCGCTTCATCAACCAGGGCGGGGAGAACCGCTCCATCGAGGATTCGCTCGCCATCGCCTGGGCCATCCTGTCGCGGCTCCCGAAGAGCGAACTGACGCGCCTCGCCAACGACCAGATCGACAAGTACTACGGGGCCAAGATGGACGAGCTGTGGGGCACGCTGCGCCAGGACAGGATCTGA
- a CDS encoding V-type ATP synthase subunit D — translation MAENIAPTRSNLLQRRDQVKLAIRGADLLKRKRDALVGEFFALVKSSLEARRELTRASREAYFALFLANAWDGPEAVGSLALAQEKHLEIELKMENIFGVKVPLVQPPTFDDALPFSPVGAGASTLEAARQFRKLVEALATVAATETRLRKIGEEIKKTNRRVNALEQLVIPGINYEIRHIQSVLEQRALEEVTTLKRIKAKLEARNEARA, via the coding sequence ATGGCTGAGAACATCGCCCCGACCAGATCGAACCTCCTGCAGAGGCGCGACCAGGTCAAGCTCGCCATCCGCGGGGCAGACCTGCTCAAGCGCAAGCGAGACGCGCTGGTCGGCGAGTTCTTCGCGCTCGTCAAGTCGTCGCTCGAGGCCCGTCGCGAGCTTACCCGGGCGAGCCGCGAGGCGTACTTCGCCCTCTTCCTCGCGAACGCCTGGGACGGCCCGGAGGCGGTCGGCAGCCTGGCGCTTGCCCAGGAGAAGCACCTCGAGATCGAGCTCAAGATGGAGAACATCTTCGGCGTGAAGGTCCCGCTCGTGCAGCCCCCGACCTTCGACGACGCGCTGCCGTTCTCCCCCGTGGGGGCCGGCGCCTCCACCCTCGAGGCCGCACGCCAGTTCCGCAAGCTGGTGGAGGCCCTCGCCACGGTGGCGGCCACGGAGACGCGGCTGCGCAAGATCGGCGAAGAGATCAAGAAGACCAACCGGCGCGTGAACGCGCTCGAACAGCTGGTCATCCCCGGGATCAACTACGAGATCCGCCACATCCAGTCCGTGCTCGAGCAGCGCGCGCTGGAGGAAGTCACGACCCTCAAGCGCATCAAGGCGAAGCTCGAAGCGCGCAACGAGGCGAGGGCCTGA
- a CDS encoding V-type ATP synthase subunit K yields the protein MIKAVRVLSAISLFALFGAVAFAQSVSGPGLGAGLIALGAGLAIGLAAIAVGIAQAAIGSAGAGLLAERPEAFGQILIYLVIPETLIIFGFVIAFFLNNQIGG from the coding sequence ATGATCAAGGCAGTTCGCGTTCTCTCGGCAATCTCCCTCTTCGCCCTCTTCGGTGCAGTCGCCTTCGCCCAGTCGGTCAGCGGCCCCGGGCTCGGGGCGGGCCTCATCGCCCTCGGCGCCGGCCTCGCCATCGGCCTTGCCGCGATCGCCGTGGGCATCGCCCAGGCCGCCATCGGCAGCGCCGGCGCGGGTCTGCTCGCCGAGCGCCCCGAGGCCTTCGGACAGATCCTGATCTACCTCGTGATCCCCGAAACGCTCATCATCTTCGGCTTCGTCATCGCGTTCTTCCTGAACAACCAGATCGGCGGGTAA
- a CDS encoding V-type ATP synthase subunit F, which yields MPKLLVLTDAETAIGYRLAGVEVRESVPEDAVHALEEIIHDDAYGLVVVDEGLIHDPVKVSERAMRGRDLPVLLSVPSLGAAFGAGDDAVTYIKDLVRSAIGFDIKLE from the coding sequence ATGCCTAAGTTGCTCGTCCTGACCGACGCGGAGACAGCCATCGGCTACCGGCTGGCCGGCGTAGAGGTGCGCGAGAGCGTCCCCGAGGACGCAGTCCACGCCTTGGAAGAGATCATCCACGACGACGCCTACGGACTGGTGGTGGTCGACGAGGGGCTCATCCACGACCCCGTGAAGGTCAGCGAGCGCGCCATGCGCGGCCGCGACCTGCCGGTGCTCCTCAGCGTGCCCAGCCTGGGCGCCGCGTTCGGCGCCGGCGACGACGCCGTCACCTACATCAAGGACCTGGTGCGAAGCGCCATCGGCTTCGACATCAAGTTGGAATAG
- a CDS encoding V-type ATPase subunit, whose product MSSDYGYINARVRGMRAKLLGPPFYQAALDASDFRAFTSSLAQTPYVKELEEAQARSTGLAAVDHAVARNVYHTAHSLLTFSDGQPRELIGLLLMRFDLANVKAIARGKHAGKGLEEIEGSLFPAGELRPSLLEQAAMASDMAAAAQVLAVARSEVTSAFVRAARRYQSDPDLYALEVALDQAYYAAILSRADAADVPKALKRYLQLEVDAANLRTALKIRGRAPQAAADLFIRGGHEIKRAAFDAIVNDPEGAALGVLAGGSFAAVAAAAAGESGLGAAEAEIRKVLDASAHRLSLAPLNIGVVVDYLRRKEAEAAQLRLLARGKFYGVPRETLERELAHA is encoded by the coding sequence ATGTCCAGTGATTACGGCTACATCAACGCGCGCGTGCGCGGGATGAGGGCGAAGCTCCTGGGCCCACCCTTCTATCAAGCGGCGCTCGACGCCAGCGATTTTCGCGCCTTCACCTCCAGCCTGGCACAGACCCCGTACGTCAAAGAGTTGGAAGAGGCGCAGGCGCGTAGCACCGGCCTGGCCGCCGTGGACCACGCCGTGGCCAGGAACGTCTACCACACGGCGCATAGCCTCTTGACCTTCTCGGACGGGCAACCCCGGGAACTCATCGGCCTGCTCCTCATGCGGTTCGACCTGGCCAACGTGAAGGCCATAGCCCGGGGCAAGCACGCGGGGAAGGGCCTGGAGGAGATCGAGGGCTCGCTGTTCCCCGCCGGTGAGTTGCGGCCCAGCCTGCTCGAGCAGGCCGCCATGGCCAGCGACATGGCCGCGGCCGCGCAGGTCCTGGCCGTCGCGCGCAGCGAAGTGACTTCGGCCTTCGTAAGGGCGGCTCGCCGCTATCAGAGCGACCCCGACCTCTACGCGCTCGAAGTGGCGCTCGACCAGGCTTACTACGCGGCCATCCTCTCGCGCGCCGACGCCGCCGACGTGCCCAAGGCGCTCAAGCGCTACCTGCAACTCGAGGTGGACGCCGCCAACCTGCGCACGGCCCTCAAGATCCGCGGCAGGGCCCCCCAAGCGGCCGCCGACCTGTTCATCCGCGGGGGGCACGAGATCAAGCGCGCTGCCTTCGACGCCATCGTCAACGACCCCGAGGGCGCCGCTCTTGGCGTGCTGGCAGGCGGGTCGTTCGCCGCCGTCGCCGCCGCTGCTGCCGGCGAGAGCGGCCTGGGCGCCGCGGAGGCCGAGATCCGCAAGGTCCTCGACGCAAGCGCGCACCGCCTCTCGCTTGCCCCACTGAACATCGGCGTGGTCGTCGACTACTTGCGCCGGAAAGAGGCCGAGGCGGCGCAGCTGCGCCTCCTCGCGCGGGGCAAGTTCTACGGCGTCCCACGCGAGACGCTCGAACGGGAGCTGGCACATGCCTAA
- a CDS encoding amino acid ABC transporter substrate-binding protein gives MVRTIRILVALALLVGASAVFAEGRLQAIKDRGELRCGVNSSLAGFGVPDAQGNYQGFDIDFCKAIAAAVFGDASKVVYRPLTAGERPTALQSGEIDVLIRNTTRTSSRDTDWGANFAPTTYYDGQGFMVRKDSGINNLQDFEGRSICVQSGTTTETNLGTTLAGLGVQFTPVIFETAPVLIKAYDDGQCDGWTTDTSGLVSYQLSLRQPDDHKILPIVISKEPLGPAVLHGDDQWFDVVTWTVFALFNAEEYGVTQANVDEMLISAKDPQILRLLGAPGSESYVQAFGLSADAFYQAIKAVGNYGEMFERNLGAGSVFGLDRGLNAQYYEGGLIYGYPFN, from the coding sequence ATGGTTAGAACCATCCGTATCCTCGTCGCGCTAGCCCTATTGGTTGGTGCCAGTGCCGTATTCGCTGAGGGCCGACTCCAGGCCATCAAGGACCGTGGCGAGCTCCGCTGCGGCGTCAACTCCTCGCTCGCGGGCTTCGGCGTTCCCGATGCCCAAGGTAACTACCAGGGCTTCGACATCGACTTCTGCAAGGCCATCGCCGCGGCCGTCTTCGGCGACGCCTCCAAGGTCGTCTACCGTCCCCTCACCGCAGGCGAGCGCCCCACGGCCCTCCAGTCGGGCGAGATCGACGTGCTGATCCGCAACACCACCCGCACGAGCAGCCGCGACACCGACTGGGGCGCCAACTTCGCCCCCACCACCTACTACGACGGCCAGGGTTTCATGGTGCGCAAGGACTCCGGCATCAACAACCTCCAAGACTTCGAGGGCCGCTCCATCTGCGTGCAGTCCGGCACCACGACCGAGACCAACTTGGGCACCACCCTCGCCGGCCTCGGCGTGCAGTTCACGCCGGTCATCTTCGAGACCGCCCCGGTGCTCATCAAGGCCTACGACGACGGCCAGTGCGACGGTTGGACCACCGACACCTCGGGCCTCGTCTCCTACCAGCTGAGCCTCCGCCAGCCGGACGATCACAAGATCCTCCCGATCGTCATCTCGAAGGAGCCCCTCGGGCCGGCCGTCCTCCACGGCGATGACCAGTGGTTCGACGTCGTCACCTGGACCGTCTTCGCCCTCTTCAACGCCGAGGAGTACGGCGTCACGCAGGCCAACGTCGACGAGATGCTGATCAGCGCCAAGGACCCGCAGATCCTGCGCCTCCTGGGCGCCCCCGGCTCCGAGAGCTACGTGCAGGCCTTCGGCCTGAGCGCCGACGCCTTCTACCAGGCCATCAAGGCCGTGGGTAACTACGGCGAGATGTTCGAGCGCAACCTGGGCGCCGGCTCGGTGTTCGGGCTCGACCGTGGCCTCAACGCTCAGTACTACGAGGGCGGCCTCATCTACGGCTACCCCTTCAACTAA
- a CDS encoding V-type ATP synthase subunit E, translating to MAELSALLEQEASSEIETIISEAQSRASEMIANAKTEVETLTASHARAAKAQGEAALVRAKSAAQLEASALRLRAQHDGVESVFAAARDKLDKLLSDPEEYAPVFSKLLSEAVAAAGTQSLQAVIVGPQDRELAEKAVAAAGLTVPVETAADVKGGMRLRTANRSVIANTLYGRLEALRGELASEVSTALFGAKAG from the coding sequence GTGGCTGAGCTTTCGGCTCTCCTCGAGCAAGAGGCGAGCTCGGAAATCGAGACGATCATCTCCGAGGCGCAAAGTCGCGCCTCGGAGATGATCGCGAACGCGAAGACGGAGGTCGAGACCTTGACGGCCAGCCACGCGCGCGCCGCGAAGGCGCAGGGCGAAGCGGCCCTGGTGCGCGCGAAGTCGGCCGCGCAGCTGGAAGCGTCCGCGTTGCGCCTCAGGGCCCAGCACGACGGGGTCGAGAGCGTCTTCGCGGCGGCGCGCGACAAGCTCGACAAGCTGCTCAGCGATCCGGAAGAGTACGCTCCCGTGTTCTCGAAGCTCCTGAGCGAAGCGGTCGCGGCAGCGGGCACGCAATCACTGCAGGCCGTCATCGTCGGTCCACAGGACCGGGAACTCGCCGAGAAGGCCGTTGCGGCCGCCGGCCTCACCGTCCCGGTCGAAACGGCCGCTGACGTCAAGGGCGGCATGCGCCTGCGCACCGCCAACCGCAGCGTCATCGCGAACACCCTCTACGGTCGGCTCGAGGCGTTGCGCGGTGAGCTTGCCTCGGAGGTCTCGACGGCGCTCTTCGGCGCCAAGGCAGGTTGA
- a CDS encoding ABC transporter permease subunit (The N-terminal region of this protein, as described by TIGR01726, is a three transmembrane segment that identifies a subfamily of ABC transporter permease subunits, which specificities that include histidine, arginine, glutamine, glutamate, L-cystine (sic), the opines (in Agrobacterium) octopine and nopaline, etc.), which produces MVDAQLPRRSKETSVPFWRNVKVIGLLAQIIFVLAIVAGIGVLVNNVVTALAAANLPADFSFLTKPAGIPIAERPIPYEVTDTYGRALLIGFLNTLKVAVVGVVVATFLGVLFGVMRLSTNWLTRNIASVYIEVLRNIPLAVQIVFWYSAILLPFPPRISDPTSLPGGILLSNIGLAFPALYPTYRFSTWIPYLIAGVLLAVLAALWRRNRLRRLDVVGRVWPYPVVTFLLVAGVGLGLSYVNPSVPDNLEFTFEADRGRGTTAFVEDGKSRAAAFVPVTITLPEATLTTTSQNLVESRKVVPGTVRFPLIGKDEASSFDVAFADPAAAEEKGLKLAFTDYPSIGAVYADRNGNDKLDPGEDIDPETGRGYGGVSVVMTLTDFHRTLVSDRDGQVRTPLFKAAAVAQQADTGQSGLPRPGTRFSAFGPQAAEVEKANLTAETEILPVGALVWSRVYVPVTNYEGGMRFTVNYLALLLALVIYTSAFIAEIVRGGILAVPKGQREAARAIGLSGYQTFTLIIFPQAMRIVLPPMISQYLNLTKNSSLAALAGYAELFVIASVISNQTGAAIPIALLLVGAYLSISLAFSVVLNQVNARLAIVER; this is translated from the coding sequence ATGGTAGACGCACAACTGCCGCGCCGCTCCAAAGAGACGAGCGTGCCGTTCTGGCGCAACGTCAAGGTCATAGGCCTGCTGGCGCAGATAATCTTCGTCCTCGCCATCGTGGCCGGCATCGGTGTGCTGGTGAACAACGTCGTCACGGCCCTCGCCGCGGCGAATCTGCCGGCGGACTTCTCGTTCCTCACGAAGCCCGCGGGCATCCCCATCGCCGAGCGGCCCATCCCGTACGAGGTCACCGACACCTACGGCAGGGCACTGCTCATCGGCTTCCTCAACACGCTGAAGGTCGCCGTCGTCGGCGTGGTCGTAGCTACTTTCCTGGGCGTGCTGTTCGGCGTCATGCGGCTTTCCACCAACTGGCTCACCCGCAACATCGCCAGCGTCTATATCGAGGTTCTGCGCAACATCCCCCTCGCCGTCCAGATCGTCTTCTGGTACTCGGCTATCTTGCTGCCTTTCCCGCCGCGCATCAGCGACCCCACGTCGCTGCCGGGCGGTATCTTGCTGTCGAACATCGGGCTGGCGTTCCCCGCGCTCTACCCGACGTATCGCTTCTCCACGTGGATCCCATACCTCATCGCCGGCGTCTTACTGGCGGTCTTGGCCGCACTCTGGCGCCGCAACCGGCTCAGGCGCCTCGACGTCGTGGGCCGCGTCTGGCCCTACCCGGTCGTGACGTTCCTGCTCGTGGCCGGGGTCGGCCTAGGGCTGAGCTACGTGAATCCGAGCGTGCCCGACAACCTCGAGTTCACCTTCGAGGCCGACCGCGGACGCGGCACGACGGCCTTCGTCGAAGACGGCAAGAGCCGGGCGGCCGCCTTCGTTCCCGTGACCATCACGCTGCCGGAAGCAACGCTGACCACCACCAGCCAGAACCTGGTCGAGAGCCGCAAGGTCGTTCCCGGCACCGTCCGCTTCCCGCTGATAGGCAAGGACGAGGCGTCGTCGTTCGACGTGGCGTTCGCCGACCCAGCGGCGGCGGAGGAGAAGGGCCTGAAGCTGGCGTTCACCGACTACCCCTCCATCGGCGCCGTCTACGCCGACCGCAACGGCAACGACAAGCTCGACCCGGGTGAGGACATCGATCCCGAGACGGGCCGCGGTTACGGCGGCGTGTCGGTGGTGATGACGCTCACCGACTTCCACCGCACGCTCGTCTCGGACCGCGACGGTCAGGTGCGGACGCCCCTCTTCAAGGCGGCCGCGGTGGCGCAGCAAGCCGACACGGGCCAGAGCGGCCTGCCGCGACCTGGCACGCGCTTCTCGGCCTTCGGGCCGCAGGCGGCCGAGGTGGAGAAGGCCAACCTCACCGCGGAAACTGAGATCCTGCCCGTGGGCGCGCTCGTCTGGAGCCGGGTGTACGTGCCGGTGACCAACTACGAGGGCGGCATGCGCTTCACGGTCAACTACCTGGCGCTGCTCCTCGCGCTCGTGATCTACACTTCGGCCTTCATCGCCGAGATCGTGCGCGGCGGCATCCTCGCCGTGCCCAAGGGCCAGCGGGAGGCCGCGCGCGCCATCGGCCTCTCCGGGTATCAGACGTTCACGCTCATCATCTTCCCGCAGGCCATGCGCATCGTGCTGCCACCCATGATCAGCCAGTACCTGAACCTCACCAAGAACTCGTCGCTAGCCGCCCTGGCCGGTTACGCGGAACTCTTCGTCATCGCCAGCGTCATCAGCAACCAGACCGGCGCCGCCATCCCCATCGCCCTGCTGCTCGTCGGCGCCTACCTGAGCATCAGCCTCGCCTTCTCCGTGGTCCTCAACCAGGTCAACGCGCGGTTGGCCATCGTGGAGCGCTGA